The Candidatus Omnitrophota bacterium genome has a window encoding:
- a CDS encoding glycosyltransferase family 4 protein → MNICILGKYPPIQGGVSTCNYWLSKALGQRGHKVFVVTNAEEAGFEYREQIYPSDARQLEPKNVRVFSTQPLSRRFIPQYQPFIAKLASMAIEIVKKNKIDVLYSNYLLPYGVAGLLVKQATGVPWFLDHAGSDITNLFDEPELRPIFLELFKNADLVVNSPQVKSRLVDSGVIPEDKLSPSIGKMSYTRALDDSFHPQAKPFDLSDYFDRFNRRLPVFTFLGKISPLKKTFAFVEAAAKLPKGKFYLLFVTEKGRMRIHLRNLIREKGLLPYTCLLDFKPPWLVPSIITASTAVVAPESEETPYLPEGTHGSKIGLEAMLCGRCAVIGKGMSKKAFYYGCKDKEHFLVVDPHNINTFAKKLKLIVDDPGLAYKIGKKARAVWTARRNFFEASLDLFVKNFKIAILKNSCLR, encoded by the coding sequence ATGAATATATGTATATTAGGTAAATATCCTCCGATACAAGGAGGGGTTTCAACTTGCAATTATTGGTTGAGCAAGGCTTTAGGGCAACGTGGACATAAGGTTTTTGTTGTAACCAATGCTGAAGAAGCTGGTTTTGAATATAGAGAGCAGATTTATCCTTCTGATGCCCGTCAGCTTGAGCCAAAAAATGTAAGAGTATTCAGTACGCAGCCTTTGAGTAGGCGTTTTATCCCTCAGTATCAGCCGTTTATTGCTAAGCTTGCCAGCATGGCAATAGAAATTGTGAAAAAGAATAAAATAGATGTGCTTTACTCAAATTATCTGCTTCCTTATGGGGTTGCTGGTCTTTTGGTTAAGCAAGCTACGGGTGTGCCTTGGTTTTTAGATCATGCTGGCAGTGACATTACTAATTTATTTGATGAGCCAGAGCTTAGGCCTATTTTTCTTGAGCTGTTTAAAAATGCAGATTTGGTAGTTAATTCGCCCCAGGTCAAAAGCCGGTTGGTAGATTCAGGGGTTATCCCTGAAGATAAACTATCACCTTCTATTGGAAAGATGTCTTACACTAGGGCTCTAGACGATAGTTTTCACCCTCAAGCAAAACCTTTTGATTTAAGTGATTATTTTGATCGGTTTAACAGACGCTTACCAGTTTTTACTTTTCTAGGAAAGATTTCTCCCCTCAAAAAAACTTTTGCCTTTGTTGAAGCTGCAGCTAAATTGCCTAAAGGTAAGTTTTATCTTTTGTTTGTTACCGAAAAAGGGCGGATGCGGATTCATTTGAGGAATTTAATAAGAGAAAAGGGTTTGTTGCCTTACACTTGCCTGTTGGATTTTAAGCCGCCTTGGCTGGTACCTTCTATCATTACCGCTTCTACGGCAGTGGTTGCCCCAGAAAGCGAAGAGACTCCTTATTTGCCTGAAGGCACTCACGGATCCAAAATAGGTTTAGAGGCAATGCTTTGTGGGCGTTGTGCGGTAATCGGAAAAGGAATGAGTAAGAAAGCTTTTTATTATGGTTGTAAAGATAAAGAACACTTTTTGGTGGTTGATCCTCATAATATTAATACTTTTGCTAAAAAACTTAAGCTTATTGTAGATGATCCTGGTTTAGCTTATAAAATTGGAAAAAAAGCCAGGGCTGTTTGGACTGCCAGACGGAATTTTTTTGAGGCTTCCCTAGACTTGTTTGTTAAAAATTTCAAAATAGCTATCCTAAAGAATTCATGCCTAAGGTAA
- a CDS encoding alkaline phosphatase family protein, whose translation MPKVILISIDGACWPAMNHLFKKGDLPVLSRLVDQGVSGTLNNINMLEADLWEIFDIYREYIKKIPRLGSHSDLSDWLTSMTGFLPKVHGVISSTEKDSRGREIPASRRTRKRPVAWEILANKGKTIGVIGCMGDWPPIALPHYNVSRFYNVDDIYFRKANKDADSGWKLNLDNLHSRLTYPANLAKELLKFKPDSQIESFIQRGKPYIRGALSYKLRYDSLYCQWAKYLLKRFPQPDFFALSLHEIHSLSHLFWDCLPLAKKRFKGAVHRRRQKKYGGIIEDYYRYIDKNIGEVLKLSDSDSTVMILSHYGMVDSRIFKKYIFMDKIYHKLNFFFYDDGIDWDRTSVYDNVNPWGIYAVRKGFIRGRNPQKIFLSLSRKMKKIITNKGEPLFLDISFEKQDNSFKVVPNYKAINYSTKILIKGEEIPVKELVDFKPHYSIHNPEGVFIVSSRKRQSLKVIKDKVDFLDILPTIFSFYGIKKDPKMSGEVFVDRKRR comes from the coding sequence ATGCCTAAGGTAATACTTATAAGTATTGATGGGGCTTGTTGGCCGGCAATGAATCACTTGTTTAAGAAAGGTGATTTACCGGTTTTAAGCCGCTTAGTAGACCAAGGGGTCAGCGGGACTCTTAATAATATTAATATGCTTGAGGCTGATCTTTGGGAGATTTTTGATATATACCGAGAGTATATCAAGAAGATCCCTCGTTTAGGGAGCCATTCGGATTTATCGGATTGGTTGACTTCAATGACTGGTTTTTTACCTAAGGTTCATGGAGTTATTTCCTCAACCGAAAAAGATTCACGTGGCAGAGAAATACCAGCTTCTCGAAGGACCAGGAAACGTCCGGTAGCATGGGAGATCTTGGCAAATAAAGGCAAAACAATAGGGGTAATTGGCTGTATGGGTGATTGGCCCCCGATAGCTTTGCCTCATTATAATGTATCTAGATTTTACAATGTTGATGATATTTATTTTCGCAAAGCTAATAAGGATGCTGACAGTGGCTGGAAGCTAAACTTAGATAATCTGCATTCCCGGTTAACTTACCCGGCTAACTTAGCAAAAGAGCTGCTTAAGTTTAAGCCGGATAGTCAAATAGAGTCATTCATTCAGAGAGGTAAGCCTTATATTAGAGGGGCTTTGTCTTATAAATTACGCTACGATAGTTTGTATTGCCAATGGGCTAAATATCTTCTTAAACGTTTTCCTCAGCCTGATTTTTTTGCCCTTTCTTTGCATGAAATACATTCCTTGTCACATCTTTTCTGGGATTGCCTGCCTCTGGCCAAGAAAAGATTTAAGGGCGCGGTTCATCGGCGTCGACAAAAAAAGTATGGCGGGATAATTGAGGATTATTATCGTTACATTGATAAAAATATTGGCGAAGTATTGAAACTGAGCGATAGTGATTCTACGGTTATGATTCTTTCTCACTACGGCATGGTCGATTCACGAATATTTAAGAAGTACATATTTATGGATAAAATTTATCATAAATTAAATTTTTTCTTTTATGATGACGGTATTGATTGGGATCGAACCAGCGTGTATGATAATGTTAATCCTTGGGGTATATACGCTGTACGAAAGGGTTTTATCCGCGGACGCAACCCCCAAAAAATATTTTTATCTTTAAGCAGGAAAATGAAAAAGATAATCACCAATAAAGGTGAGCCTTTGTTTTTGGATATATCATTTGAAAAACAAGATAATTCATTTAAAGTAGTGCCGAATTACAAGGCCATAAACTATTCGACAAAGATATTAATCAAGGGCGAGGAGATACCAGTAAAGGAGTTAGTAGATTTTAAACCGCATTATTCTATACATAATCCTGAAGGGGTTTTCATTGTCTCAAGTCGCAAGAGACAATCTTTAAAGGTTATCAAGGATAAAGTTGATTTTTTGGACATTTTGCCTACGATTTTTTCCTTTTATGGGATAAAAAAAGATCCTAAAATGTCCGGTGAGGTATTTGTAGACAGAAAAAGGAGGTAA
- a CDS encoding PqqD family protein, translating into MKADQLKGKCMTINEEIISWREIDKEVVFLNKQEKSFYELNKTAEIIWRQLAKGGKLTQVISQVQKKYKKVGKQDIERDVIAFIADGIKKKIFIVNK; encoded by the coding sequence ATGAAAGCCGACCAGTTAAAGGGCAAGTGCATGACTATTAACGAAGAAATTATTTCTTGGCGAGAGATCGACAAAGAGGTAGTATTTCTTAATAAACAGGAAAAAAGTTTTTACGAATTAAACAAAACAGCTGAGATCATTTGGCGCCAGTTAGCCAAAGGCGGTAAACTGACTCAGGTAATTTCTCAGGTTCAAAAGAAATATAAGAAAGTAGGTAAGCAAGACATAGAAAGAGATGTAATTGCTTTTATTGCAGATGGAATTAAGAAAAAAATATTTATTGTTAATAAATAA
- a CDS encoding radical SAM protein encodes MAKKKHFLQNPFFIIQWHITERCNWQCKHCYQDKAPVPELPFGKLEGVLGQCMELFKTLNVPAKQAYMHIGGGEPFLRKDFFKFLKLLSVHNDYLRIQIMTNGSLLTQSVVKELKRMKVNAVQVSLEGFEQTNDQIRGPGSFNKALRAIELLIKNKISTRVSLTLTRMNLNEIDDLAVYLKSLGVRSFGIRRYFPEGEGGQLKEFMLSPLEMKEYYLRREALKKKLDVPGKFWVSKVCEDACYLSSQDQSCPSCGITRGCHLNIFTNGDILACRRCPIVVGNVLKDRLLDVYFSSDTLWALRNLDNVNPECRKCTYFDRCLGGAKCESYSYFNNPFAPDPQCFRLFTDLPDPQRYNRQAEKMEVQKVSAFKGEKKFTDEIEDVI; translated from the coding sequence ATGGCTAAGAAAAAACATTTTCTTCAAAATCCATTTTTTATTATCCAATGGCATATAACTGAACGCTGTAATTGGCAGTGTAAGCATTGCTATCAGGACAAGGCGCCGGTGCCTGAACTGCCTTTTGGCAAGCTAGAAGGGGTTCTTGGCCAATGTATGGAACTGTTTAAGACTCTAAACGTTCCCGCTAAGCAAGCTTACATGCATATAGGGGGAGGAGAGCCTTTCTTGCGGAAGGATTTTTTTAAATTCTTAAAGTTGCTGAGCGTGCATAATGATTATTTAAGAATTCAGATAATGACTAACGGCTCATTACTTACGCAGTCGGTAGTTAAAGAATTAAAAAGAATGAAGGTGAACGCAGTGCAGGTTAGCTTAGAAGGATTTGAGCAAACTAATGATCAAATAAGAGGTCCGGGAAGTTTTAATAAGGCTTTGCGGGCTATAGAGTTGCTGATAAAGAACAAAATTTCCACCAGAGTTTCGCTTACCTTGACCAGGATGAATTTAAACGAAATAGATGATTTAGCTGTGTATCTTAAAAGCCTCGGGGTCAGGTCTTTTGGAATCCGCAGATACTTTCCTGAAGGAGAAGGTGGGCAGCTGAAGGAGTTCATGCTTTCGCCTTTAGAAATGAAAGAGTATTATCTTAGGCGTGAGGCTTTGAAGAAAAAATTAGATGTACCGGGAAAATTTTGGGTTTCTAAAGTTTGTGAAGATGCATGCTATCTAAGCAGTCAGGATCAGTCTTGTCCAAGCTGCGGTATTACTAGAGGATGTCATCTAAATATTTTTACCAACGGCGACATTCTCGCCTGTAGGCGTTGTCCGATAGTAGTTGGTAATGTATTAAAGGATAGGTTGCTTGATGTTTACTTTTCTTCCGATACCTTGTGGGCTTTGCGGAATTTAGATAATGTCAATCCAGAATGTAGGAAATGCACCTATTTCGATAGATGCCTCGGTGGTGCTAAGTGCGAGTCTTATTCTTATTTTAATAATCCATTTGCTCCTGATCCCCAATGTTTTAGGTTATTTACCGATCTCCCGGATCCACAGAGATATAATAGGCAGGCAGAGAAAATGGAAGTACAAAAGGTTAGTGCTTTTAAGGGAGAAAAAAAGTTTACGGATGAGATTGAAGATGTGATATAA
- a CDS encoding signal peptidase I, with protein sequence MFIALSFFYVLPFKMKKNYTVSFIESDSMWPVLRPSDKVLIKAVSSASLRVGDIIVYRKKEFSVAHRIVRVVNNKGFSTYWTRGDFNYKLDQVSTENIIGKIAGVYRDGHLKPVRGPGCCWLFFIVFLGKEASTRVLEGIYSLGFFRSWIKRLFPLKVSYVVVGDIKSNDDFKSFYHRSFDSLCEGGTQTGIMALFKGKPIGKLWILIDKEGSFFFYGPYVRLLYRVRGVAGGLIKQAVCYLEGSGLKRSKVYAFTGGSRILLNCFSREEIEARGDFPDKL encoded by the coding sequence TTGTTTATAGCATTATCCTTTTTTTACGTCTTGCCTTTTAAAATGAAGAAAAACTATACAGTATCATTTATCGAAAGCGACAGTATGTGGCCGGTCTTGAGGCCTTCAGATAAGGTATTGATTAAGGCAGTATCTTCTGCTTCGTTAAGAGTAGGAGATATTATTGTTTATCGGAAAAAAGAATTTTCGGTTGCCCACCGGATTGTCCGAGTAGTTAATAATAAGGGGTTTTCCACTTATTGGACCAGAGGTGACTTTAATTATAAGCTCGATCAGGTTTCTACTGAAAATATAATTGGTAAAATAGCTGGAGTTTATCGTGATGGCCACCTAAAGCCAGTAAGAGGTCCTGGGTGCTGCTGGCTGTTTTTTATTGTGTTTTTAGGGAAAGAGGCTTCAACCAGGGTTTTGGAAGGAATATATTCTCTTGGGTTTTTTCGTAGTTGGATTAAAAGATTGTTTCCTTTAAAGGTTTCTTATGTCGTGGTGGGGGACATAAAAAGCAATGATGATTTTAAAAGCTTTTATCATCGGTCATTTGATTCTTTATGTGAAGGTGGAACTCAGACAGGAATTATGGCTTTGTTTAAGGGTAAGCCCATAGGTAAACTTTGGATTTTAATTGACAAAGAAGGCAGCTTTTTTTTCTATGGTCCTTATGTAAGGTTGCTTTACCGTGTGAGGGGAGTTGCTGGAGGATTGATTAAGCAAGCTGTGTGCTATCTTGAAGGCTCTGGTTTAAAAAGGTCTAAAGTGTATGCTTTTACAGGAGGTAGCCGAATCCTGCTCAACTGCTTTAGCCGAGAGGAAATAGAAGCTAGAGGAGATTTTCCAGATAAACTTTAG
- a CDS encoding radical SAM protein — protein sequence MEQFDCVLIHHSGPGPNAKHIAPNVSMGVFALADILQRNGYRTEIIHLGIEEYLDNSFSLARYLRVKKPLLVGVTLHWHLQCSKTVGLVRSIKKIVPGVKVILGGYTASFFADQIMPEVKEVDFIIRGDAEKPLLELMRQLKDGHFDLSSVPNLTWRRAKKVIHNKQSYVAKKEDLDQLNFSNFKLMKNSQFYLGSLAKIYQSVQDTETYNLLKLNPFYLSVGRGCRFNCLFCGGSAMAQKLINNRNNLVFRSSKKVISTIKDAFREGVDTFCICFDPNLDKSYYFDLFQSIRKNRIKISMMFDCWSLPSFEFIDAFAKTFQDGKHSSLALSPETGSERLRKKYKGSFHTNQEYFEVFRYLRAKGIKCVVQFGYIFPGESMVDFKKTSDFIETTNEIFKGRVLVIINKCVIDPASLFYMFPKKYKITRKAVSFSDYCRLDPWKSYSFFPAQQKKMKAVLKMWQKVEALQLLDIADPI from the coding sequence ATGGAACAATTTGACTGTGTTTTAATCCATCATTCCGGGCCGGGCCCTAATGCTAAGCATATTGCTCCTAATGTCTCGATGGGTGTATTTGCTTTGGCAGATATTTTGCAGAGAAACGGCTACAGGACTGAAATAATTCATTTAGGCATAGAAGAATATCTTGATAATAGTTTTTCTTTGGCCAGATATTTAAGAGTTAAAAAGCCATTATTGGTTGGAGTTACTTTGCATTGGCATTTACAATGCTCTAAAACCGTAGGCTTAGTTAGAAGTATAAAAAAAATAGTTCCTGGCGTTAAAGTTATTTTAGGAGGTTATACGGCAAGCTTTTTTGCCGATCAAATAATGCCTGAAGTTAAGGAAGTTGATTTTATTATTAGAGGTGATGCTGAGAAACCTCTGCTGGAGTTGATGCGACAGTTAAAAGACGGCCATTTTGACTTAAGTTCTGTGCCGAATCTTACTTGGCGTAGAGCCAAAAAGGTAATACATAACAAGCAGAGTTATGTAGCAAAAAAGGAGGATCTTGATCAGTTAAATTTCTCTAATTTTAAACTTATGAAAAATAGTCAGTTTTATTTAGGTTCATTAGCTAAAATTTACCAGTCAGTGCAGGATACAGAAACATACAATCTTCTTAAACTGAATCCTTTTTATCTTTCTGTTGGTCGAGGCTGTCGGTTTAATTGTCTGTTTTGCGGTGGATCGGCAATGGCGCAGAAATTAATTAACAACCGAAATAATTTAGTTTTTCGTTCTTCCAAAAAAGTCATCTCTACCATTAAAGACGCTTTTCGAGAAGGAGTAGATACTTTTTGTATTTGTTTTGATCCTAATCTTGACAAATCTTATTATTTTGATTTATTTCAGTCTATCCGCAAAAATAGAATAAAAATTTCAATGATGTTTGATTGTTGGTCTTTGCCATCATTTGAGTTCATTGATGCATTTGCTAAGACTTTTCAAGATGGAAAACATAGTAGCTTAGCCTTATCTCCAGAAACCGGTTCTGAGCGCTTACGAAAAAAGTATAAAGGTTCATTCCATACTAACCAGGAATACTTTGAGGTATTTCGTTATTTACGGGCAAAAGGCATAAAATGTGTTGTGCAGTTTGGCTATATATTTCCGGGTGAAAGCATGGTAGATTTTAAGAAGACTAGTGACTTCATTGAAACCACCAATGAAATTTTTAAAGGACGAGTGCTTGTAATTATAAATAAATGCGTGATTGACCCGGCTTCTTTGTTTTATATGTTTCCGAAAAAGTATAAAATAACCAGAAAAGCGGTTAGCTTCTCTGATTATTGTAGATTAGATCCCTGGAAGAGCTATTCTTTTTTTCCCGCCCAGCAAAAGAAAATGAAAGCTGTTTTAAAGATGTGGCAAAAGGTTGAGGCTCTTCAGTTATTGGATATTGCTGATCCGATCTGA
- a CDS encoding nucleotidyltransferase family protein produces MKTEEKIIKYLAKEIVYGNQRDLLLKSLKAENIHGKNLGYAIFYHELPHFLQVILKENSYPIPKGFEQLYKKFYCLKIFNHENLCIELSNILKEAEKSDTLIIPIKGFSLPDKYYKHFGIRPSSDIDLFTTEKNFEKATFLLLAMGYKKEFLGSDEAYWRKHQCHLSFTKETNGQATLVELHWALDCNRFKQKVLPDAWNRLRLIQGPGYSFRALSAEDTILSLALHQRRFGKILNLKYICDLGIILKEENLNWEYILKAAEQEKAKASLYLLLYQMQFVLDVDLKFFLKKLKVPGWQKYLISSIVQRFTYTPVRMENLPYIYTLCQFIYYDTISYPLKYILTVPQEQFAKYYSLPQRCVTTARKYHLRIFYIPYRLIKHIFKMIF; encoded by the coding sequence ATGAAAACTGAAGAAAAAATAATCAAATACCTAGCGAAGGAAATAGTCTATGGAAACCAACGTGATCTACTCCTAAAAAGCCTCAAAGCAGAAAACATACACGGAAAAAACCTAGGTTATGCTATTTTTTACCATGAGCTACCTCACTTTCTTCAGGTTATACTTAAAGAAAATTCATACCCGATACCGAAAGGCTTTGAACAACTTTATAAAAAGTTTTATTGCTTAAAAATTTTTAACCATGAAAATCTATGTATTGAATTATCAAATATACTCAAAGAAGCGGAAAAATCCGATACCCTAATTATTCCGATTAAGGGCTTTTCTTTGCCTGATAAATACTACAAGCATTTTGGGATACGTCCTTCATCAGACATAGACCTGTTCACCACTGAAAAAAACTTTGAAAAAGCAACTTTTCTTCTTCTGGCCATGGGCTATAAAAAGGAATTTCTCGGATCTGACGAAGCTTACTGGCGAAAGCACCAATGTCACCTCTCTTTCACTAAAGAAACTAATGGCCAAGCTACACTAGTCGAACTGCACTGGGCTTTAGATTGCAATCGCTTTAAGCAAAAAGTATTGCCTGATGCATGGAATCGCCTGCGCCTAATCCAAGGCCCAGGATACTCCTTTAGAGCTTTAAGCGCCGAAGACACTATTCTAAGCCTTGCCTTACATCAGCGACGGTTCGGAAAAATACTTAATTTAAAATACATTTGTGACTTGGGGATTATCCTAAAAGAGGAAAATCTTAACTGGGAATATATCTTAAAGGCAGCTGAACAAGAAAAAGCCAAAGCAAGCCTCTACCTTCTATTATATCAAATGCAATTCGTTTTGGATGTCGACCTTAAATTTTTCCTGAAAAAACTTAAAGTGCCTGGTTGGCAAAAATATTTAATATCTTCTATCGTGCAGCGCTTTACCTACACCCCAGTAAGAATGGAAAATCTACCTTATATCTACACCCTCTGTCAATTTATCTATTACGACACCATAAGCTACCCCTTAAAATACATTTTAACCGTACCACAGGAACAATTTGCTAAGTATTATTCTCTGCCCCAACGTTGTGTAACAACAGCTAGAAAATACCACCTAAGAATTTTCTATATACCCTATAGACTTATAAAACACATTTTCAAGATGATTTTTTAA
- a CDS encoding radical SAM protein encodes MFSLKNNLHYLSNSHNMLRLLGILSRSRAFTGPLKITLDITNKCDMACEMCWYHSGAISKKKPDQHISCDTFSALVKQLKTLQVNTILFTGEGEPLMHPDLFKLISIAGEQKINVELMTNAFYLDKTNIAKLIEKGVKKILVSLHCADAETFQRIRPSRNKKDFNTLLNNLFLIKSLKGKKRYPLLFLVNVISNLNYHNAAEMIALSQKLSADKLLFKPLLMTPELNKRLIPPESEQEEFVEKISSISSKIKIPNNIKSFLNFASGNKIPQKIQSQTKQKPCYLSWVQSVITLEGEVLGCVYAEKKSLGNINKLSFKDIWYGEKYRTFRKGKSCPEECPGKTIYPLFL; translated from the coding sequence ATGTTTTCGTTAAAAAACAATCTACACTATCTTTCAAATTCTCACAATATGCTCCGCCTCCTAGGAATACTTTCCCGAAGCAGAGCTTTTACCGGACCGCTTAAGATAACTCTTGATATAACCAATAAATGCGACATGGCTTGCGAAATGTGTTGGTATCATTCAGGGGCGATATCCAAAAAAAAACCGGATCAGCATATCTCCTGTGATACATTTTCTGCCCTGGTTAAGCAATTAAAAACCCTTCAGGTAAACACTATTTTATTTACCGGAGAAGGTGAACCACTAATGCATCCCGATCTGTTTAAACTTATAAGCATAGCCGGTGAGCAAAAAATCAATGTTGAGCTAATGACCAATGCCTTTTATCTTGATAAAACTAATATAGCCAAGCTAATAGAAAAGGGTGTAAAAAAAATTCTGGTAAGTCTTCATTGCGCGGATGCTGAAACTTTCCAAAGGATCAGGCCCTCCAGAAACAAAAAAGATTTCAATACTTTATTAAACAATCTCTTCCTGATAAAGTCCCTAAAAGGCAAAAAACGATACCCTCTCTTGTTTCTGGTAAACGTAATATCTAATCTTAATTACCACAATGCTGCCGAGATGATCGCTCTTAGCCAGAAATTATCGGCAGATAAGCTGCTGTTTAAACCTCTACTTATGACTCCGGAACTAAATAAAAGACTTATTCCTCCGGAGTCTGAGCAGGAAGAATTCGTGGAAAAAATCTCAAGCATTTCCAGTAAGATAAAAATTCCCAACAATATTAAAAGTTTCTTAAATTTTGCCAGTGGTAACAAAATACCTCAGAAAATTCAAAGCCAGACTAAACAAAAACCCTGCTATCTGTCTTGGGTTCAATCAGTTATAACTTTAGAAGGTGAAGTCTTAGGTTGTGTTTATGCCGAAAAAAAATCACTCGGAAATATAAATAAGTTATCTTTTAAGGATATATGGTATGGAGAAAAATACCGGACCTTTCGTAAAGGAAAATCCTGTCCGGAAGAATGCCCGGGCAAAACCATTTATCCTTTATTTTTATAA